AGAAGAAGGAGTGATTGCTGTTGATTTAATGTATCCTCTGATGGATGCATTTACTCAAAAATTTCATATGGAACCCAATCGTCAACCAGGCAAAATGAGAACGTTAGATGAGAACTACTTCAAAAGAGTGGAGGCGATCGAGTTTGCCGTGAAGTATGATGACGGACAGGACGTACGAGGGCTGAAACAAGCAGACATTGTACTTATTGGAGTATCAAGAACATCAAAGACCCCTCTCTCTATGTATCTGGCGAATAAAAAATTCAAGGTGGCCAACGTGCCTCTCATCCCAGAGGTCAAACCTCCTCAAGAACTTTTTTCGATCCCGAAAAACAAATGTGTCGGGTTGATCATTTCACCTGAGAAATTAAATCAAATCCGCAAACAACGATTAAAAAATTTAGGATTTACCTCGCCTTCCAATTACGCTTCGCTCGATCGAATTCTTGAAGAACTAACGTGTGCTGAAAACATAATGAAAAAAATCGGTTGTCCAATCATTGATGTCTCTAATAAGGCAATAGAAGAGACAGCTGATCTAATATTAGCCTTATTTAATAAAAGGGGGAGCTTTGCATAAT
This Halobacillus salinarum DNA region includes the following protein-coding sequences:
- a CDS encoding pyruvate, water dikinase regulatory protein, which gives rise to MTKQETVYVVSDSVGETAELMVKAVACQFFGQDVVIKHFSYVDDKQDINNVITASKYSHSIIAYTLVLQDLKQYLDHQAEEEGVIAVDLMYPLMDAFTQKFHMEPNRQPGKMRTLDENYFKRVEAIEFAVKYDDGQDVRGLKQADIVLIGVSRTSKTPLSMYLANKKFKVANVPLIPEVKPPQELFSIPKNKCVGLIISPEKLNQIRKQRLKNLGFTSPSNYASLDRILEELTCAENIMKKIGCPIIDVSNKAIEETADLILALFNKRGSFA